From the genome of Populus alba chromosome 10, ASM523922v2, whole genome shotgun sequence, one region includes:
- the LOC118046574 gene encoding probable ATP-dependent DNA helicase CHR12 isoform X1, whose amino-acid sequence MVAQLEHHHQQDSPAASFSSSLEDRVQKTKSLISALNFVSRNLPLPLDLFNTVSSIYSDVGNADFDGGAQERSQLLLEYGFNITQQGNPGISIRTDLMTGFGDALSKQRLNCMSGFSLAELSENRYQSHILHRLNELEELPSTRGEDLQMKCLLELHGLKLAELQSKVQSEVSSEYWLRLNCMFPDKQLFDWGMMRLPRPLYGIGDAFAMEADDQFRKKRDAERLSRLEGEERNHVETRKRKFFAEILNAVREFQLQIQATHKRRKQRNDGIQAWHGRQRQRATRAEKLRLQALKADDQEAYMRLVKESKNERLTMLLEETNKLLANLGAAVKRQKDSKHSDGIEPLRDSEADSPELDASRNESELDTYPEEDVIIDSNLNDDTGDLLEGQRQYDSAIHSIQEKVTEQPYILKGGQLRSYQLEGLQWMLSLFNNNLNGILADEMGLGKTIQTISLIAYLKEKKGVCGPHLIVAPKAVLPNWINEFSTWISEAEIKAFLYDGCLEERKAIREQLSREGNLQVLITHYDLIMRDKAFLKKIQWQYMIVDEGHRLKNHECALAKTIGGYQMKRRLLLTGTPIQNSLQELWSLLNFLLPHIFNSEDKFEEWFNAPFADRGEVSLTDEEQLLIIRRLHNVIRPFILRRKKNEVEKYLPGKTQVLLKCDLSAWQKVYYQQVTEMGRVGLHTGSGKSKSLQNLTMQLRKCCNHPYLFVGDYNMWRKDEIMRASGKFELLDRLLPKLHATDHRVLLFSQMTRLMDILEIYLQLHDYKYLRLDGSTKTEERGTLLKKFNAPDSPYFMFLLSTRAGGLGLNLQTADTVIIFDSDWNPQMDQQAEDRAHRIGQKKEVRVFVLVSVGSVEEVILERAKQKKGIDAKVIQAGLFNTTSTAQDRKDMLEEIMHRGTSSLGTDVPSEREINRLAARSQEEFRIFEDMDKDRRKKEDYRSRLMEEHEVPEWAYQAPDNKEDKAKGFEQNSTGVLGKRRRKEVIYSDTLSDLQWIKAVENGEDMSKLSSKGKKQEHTRSEANDSASNSARTDKKVLEMRNEYTPVASEGTSEDNYASAPQRPKSDEAVSQKPDYQGSEKSEQVGGESGLNKHIFTWNTYKKKRSSYVVPSSSTNSRGQNSNGKGNGWA is encoded by the exons ATGGTTGCTCAGCTTGAGCACCACCATCAACAAGACTCTCCAGCCGCCTCCTTCTCTTCCTCACTAGAAGACCGTGTTCAGAAGACCAAGTCTCTGATCTCCGCCCTCAATTTTGTCTCTCGTAATCTCCCCCTCCCTCTTGATCTTTTCAACACCGTCTCTTCAATCTATTCAGATGTCGGTAATGCTGATTTTGACGGTGGGGCCCAAGAGAGAAGCCAATTG CTTCTGGAATATGGATTTAACATAACACAGCAGGGTAACCCTGGGATTTCCATCAGAACTGATTTGATGACTGGATTTGGGGATGCGCTATCAAAGCAAAGGCTAAATTGCATGTCGGGTTTTTCTCTGGCAGAATTGAGTGAAAATCGATATCAAAGCCATATCCTGCATCGCTTGAATGAACTCGAAG AACTGCCTTCAACCAGAGGTGAAGACCTGCAAATGAAATGTTTACTCGAACTTCATGGACTTAAG CTAGCAGAATTGCAAAGCAAAGTTCAATCTGAAGTGAGTTCAGAGTACTGGCTTCGTTTGAATTGTATGTTTCCTGACAAGCAACTTTTTGATTGGGGTATGATGCGGTTGCCTCGTCCTCTATATGGTATAGGGGATGCTTTTGCCATGGAAGCTGATGATCAATTCCGAAAGAAACGAGATGCTGAG AGGCTGTCAAGGTTAGAAGGGGAAGAAAGGAACCATGTGGagactagaaaaagaaaattttttgcAGAAATACTTAACGCTGTCAGAGAGTTCCAATTGCAAATTCAGGCTACTCATAAAAGGAGAAAGCAAAGGAATGATGGGATCCAG GCATGGCATGGAAGGCAAAGGCAGCGTGCTACACGGGCAGAGAAACTGAGGCTCCAAGCCCTAAAGGCTGATGATCAAGAAGCATATATGAGGTTAGTAAAGGAGAGCAAGAATGAACGACTTACAATGCTTCTTGAAGAAACAAATAAACTACTTGCTAACTTGGGAGCCGCGGTCAAGCGCCAAAAAGATTCCAAACATTCAGATGGCATTGAACCTTTAAGAGACTCAGAAGCTGATTCTCCGGAGTTGGATGCTTCAAGGAATGAAAGTGAACTGGATACATATCCTGAGGAAGATGTCATCATTGATTCTAATCTTAATGATGATACTGGTGATTTGCTTGAAGGCCAACGACAATACGACTCAGCCATTCATTCGATTCAGGAGAAG GTAACTGAGCAGCCATACATACTTAAAGGTGGACAATTAAGATCATACCAGTTAGAAGGGCTTCAATGGATGCTGTCTTTATTCAACAACAATTTAAATGGAATTTTAGCTGATGAAATGGGGTTGGGGAAAACAATACAAACAATTTCATTGATAGCATATCTCAAGGAGAAAAAAGGTGTGTGTGGGCCACACCTGATAGTTGCTCCAAAGGCTGTGCTACCAAATTGGATCAATGAATTCTCAACATGGATTTCAGAGGCTGA AATTAAAGCTTTTCTTTATGATGGATGTCTAGAGGAGAGAAAGGCAATAAGGGAACAGTTATCAAGAGAGGGGAATCTTCAAGTGTTGATCACGCATTACGATCTAATCATGAGAGataaagcatttttgaaaaaaattcagtgGCAGTACATGATTGTTGATGAAGGTCATCGACTAAAGAATCACGAGTGTGCTCTGGCAAAGACTATTGGAGG CTATCAGATGAAGCGCAGACTTCTATTGACTGGGACTCCAATACAGAACAGCTTGCAGGAACTCTGGTCCTTGCTTAATTTTCTCCTCCCGCATATTTTTAATTCTGAGGATAAATTTGAAGAGTGGTTTAATGCTCCCTTTGCTGATCGGGGTGAAGTTTCTCTCACTGATGAAGAACAACTATTGATTATTCGTCGTTTGCATAAT GTTATAAGGCCATTCATAttgaggaggaaaaaaaatgaggtgGAGAAATACCTTCCTGGGAAAACTCAGGTTTTACTAAAATGTGATTTGTCAGCATGGCAAAAAGTTTATTACCAGCAAGTTACAGAGATGGGCAGAGTTGGGCTGCATACTG GATCTGGAAAATCTAAGAGTCTACAGAATCTGACGATGCAGCTCAGGAAGTGTTGCAACCACCCATACCTTTTTGTTGGAGATTATAACATGTGGAGGAAGGATGAAATCATGAGAGCATCAGGGAAGTTTGAACTACTTGACCGCTTGCTCCCAAAACTTCATGCAACTGATCATAGAGTCCTGCTTTTTTCACAAATGACTCGTCTTATGGAcattcttgaaatttatttgcAACTTCATGATTACAAGTATCTTAGACTTGATGGCTCAACTAAAACTGAGGAAAGAGGAACATTACTAAAGAAATTTAATGCTCCAGACTCTCCTTACTTCATGTTCCTTTTGAGCACTCGTGCTGGAGGTCTCGGTTTGAATTTACAAACAGCAGATACTGTAATAATTTTTGATAGTGACTGGAACCCCCAAATGGACCAGCAGGCAGAGGATCGTGCCCATCGTATTGGACAAAAGAAGGAAGTCAGAGTTTTTGTTCTGGTTAGTGTTGGATCGGTTGAAGAGGTAATCTTGGAGCGTGCAAAACAGAAGAAGGGCATTGATGCCAAGGTCATCCAGGCTGGACTTTTTAATACAACGTCCACAG CTCAGGACAGAAAAGACATGTTAGAGGAGATTATGCATAGAGGAACTAGCTCACTTGGAACAGATGTCCCAAGTGAGAGAGAGATCAACCGCCTCGCAGCCCGTTCTCAAGAAGAGTTTCGGATTTTTGAGGATATGGACAAGgatagaagaaaaaaggaggATTACAGATCTCGTCTCATGGAAGAGCATGAGGTACCTGAATGGGCATATCAAGCACCTGATAACAAGGAAGATAAAGCCAAAGGTTTTGAGCAGAATAGTACTGGTGTCTTGGGAAAGCGGAGAAGAAAGGAGGTAATATACAGTGACACATTAAGTGATTTACAATGGATTAAGGCTGTCGAAAATGGAGAAGACATGTCCAAATTGTCAAGTAAAGGGAAGAAACAAGAACATACTCGGTCTGAAGCCAATGATTCTGCCAGCAATAGTGCAAGAACAGACAAAAAGGTTCTGGAAATGAGGAATGAATACACGCCTGTGGCAAGTGAGGGCACAAGTGAAGATAACTACGCTTCAGCCCCCCAAAGACCCAAATCTGACGAGGCAGTCTCCCAAAAACCAGATTATCAGGGTTCAGAAAAATCTGAACAAGTTGGCGGAGAAAGTGGTTTGAACAAGCATATATTTACTTGGAATACCTATAAGAAGAAGAGATCCAGTTATGTTGTTCCAagttcatcaacaaactctagAGGGCAGAATTCCAACGGAAAAGGAAATGGTTGGGCTTGA
- the LOC118046574 gene encoding probable ATP-dependent DNA helicase CHR12 isoform X3, with the protein MVAQLEHHHQQDSPAASFSSSLEDRVQKTKSLISALNFVSRNLPLPLDLFNTVSSIYSDVGNADFDGGAQERSQLGNPGISIRTDLMTGFGDALSKQRLNCMSGFSLAELSENRYQSHILHRLNELEELPSTRGEDLQMKCLLELHGLKLAELQSKVQSEVSSEYWLRLNCMFPDKQLFDWGMMRLPRPLYGIGDAFAMEADDQFRKKRDAERLSRLEGEERNHVETRKRKFFAEILNAVREFQLQIQATHKRRKQRNDGIQAWHGRQRQRATRAEKLRLQALKADDQEAYMRLVKESKNERLTMLLEETNKLLANLGAAVKRQKDSKHSDGIEPLRDSEADSPELDASRNESELDTYPEEDVIIDSNLNDDTGDLLEGQRQYDSAIHSIQEKVTEQPYILKGGQLRSYQLEGLQWMLSLFNNNLNGILADEMGLGKTIQTISLIAYLKEKKGVCGPHLIVAPKAVLPNWINEFSTWISEAEIKAFLYDGCLEERKAIREQLSREGNLQVLITHYDLIMRDKAFLKKIQWQYMIVDEGHRLKNHECALAKTIGGYQMKRRLLLTGTPIQNSLQELWSLLNFLLPHIFNSEDKFEEWFNAPFADRGEVSLTDEEQLLIIRRLHNVIRPFILRRKKNEVEKYLPGKTQVLLKCDLSAWQKVYYQQVTEMGRVGLHTGSGKSKSLQNLTMQLRKCCNHPYLFVGDYNMWRKDEIMRASGKFELLDRLLPKLHATDHRVLLFSQMTRLMDILEIYLQLHDYKYLRLDGSTKTEERGTLLKKFNAPDSPYFMFLLSTRAGGLGLNLQTADTVIIFDSDWNPQMDQQAEDRAHRIGQKKEVRVFVLVSVGSVEEVILERAKQKKGIDAKVIQAGLFNTTSTAQDRKDMLEEIMHRGTSSLGTDVPSEREINRLAARSQEEFRIFEDMDKDRRKKEDYRSRLMEEHEVPEWAYQAPDNKEDKAKGFEQNSTGVLGKRRRKEVIYSDTLSDLQWIKAVENGEDMSKLSSKGKKQEHTRSEANDSASNSARTDKKVLEMRNEYTPVASEGTSEDNYASAPQRPKSDEAVSQKPDYQGSEKSEQVGGESGLNKHIFTWNTYKKKRSSYVVPSSSTNSRGQNSNGKGNGWA; encoded by the exons ATGGTTGCTCAGCTTGAGCACCACCATCAACAAGACTCTCCAGCCGCCTCCTTCTCTTCCTCACTAGAAGACCGTGTTCAGAAGACCAAGTCTCTGATCTCCGCCCTCAATTTTGTCTCTCGTAATCTCCCCCTCCCTCTTGATCTTTTCAACACCGTCTCTTCAATCTATTCAGATGTCGGTAATGCTGATTTTGACGGTGGGGCCCAAGAGAGAAGCCAATTG GGTAACCCTGGGATTTCCATCAGAACTGATTTGATGACTGGATTTGGGGATGCGCTATCAAAGCAAAGGCTAAATTGCATGTCGGGTTTTTCTCTGGCAGAATTGAGTGAAAATCGATATCAAAGCCATATCCTGCATCGCTTGAATGAACTCGAAG AACTGCCTTCAACCAGAGGTGAAGACCTGCAAATGAAATGTTTACTCGAACTTCATGGACTTAAG CTAGCAGAATTGCAAAGCAAAGTTCAATCTGAAGTGAGTTCAGAGTACTGGCTTCGTTTGAATTGTATGTTTCCTGACAAGCAACTTTTTGATTGGGGTATGATGCGGTTGCCTCGTCCTCTATATGGTATAGGGGATGCTTTTGCCATGGAAGCTGATGATCAATTCCGAAAGAAACGAGATGCTGAG AGGCTGTCAAGGTTAGAAGGGGAAGAAAGGAACCATGTGGagactagaaaaagaaaattttttgcAGAAATACTTAACGCTGTCAGAGAGTTCCAATTGCAAATTCAGGCTACTCATAAAAGGAGAAAGCAAAGGAATGATGGGATCCAG GCATGGCATGGAAGGCAAAGGCAGCGTGCTACACGGGCAGAGAAACTGAGGCTCCAAGCCCTAAAGGCTGATGATCAAGAAGCATATATGAGGTTAGTAAAGGAGAGCAAGAATGAACGACTTACAATGCTTCTTGAAGAAACAAATAAACTACTTGCTAACTTGGGAGCCGCGGTCAAGCGCCAAAAAGATTCCAAACATTCAGATGGCATTGAACCTTTAAGAGACTCAGAAGCTGATTCTCCGGAGTTGGATGCTTCAAGGAATGAAAGTGAACTGGATACATATCCTGAGGAAGATGTCATCATTGATTCTAATCTTAATGATGATACTGGTGATTTGCTTGAAGGCCAACGACAATACGACTCAGCCATTCATTCGATTCAGGAGAAG GTAACTGAGCAGCCATACATACTTAAAGGTGGACAATTAAGATCATACCAGTTAGAAGGGCTTCAATGGATGCTGTCTTTATTCAACAACAATTTAAATGGAATTTTAGCTGATGAAATGGGGTTGGGGAAAACAATACAAACAATTTCATTGATAGCATATCTCAAGGAGAAAAAAGGTGTGTGTGGGCCACACCTGATAGTTGCTCCAAAGGCTGTGCTACCAAATTGGATCAATGAATTCTCAACATGGATTTCAGAGGCTGA AATTAAAGCTTTTCTTTATGATGGATGTCTAGAGGAGAGAAAGGCAATAAGGGAACAGTTATCAAGAGAGGGGAATCTTCAAGTGTTGATCACGCATTACGATCTAATCATGAGAGataaagcatttttgaaaaaaattcagtgGCAGTACATGATTGTTGATGAAGGTCATCGACTAAAGAATCACGAGTGTGCTCTGGCAAAGACTATTGGAGG CTATCAGATGAAGCGCAGACTTCTATTGACTGGGACTCCAATACAGAACAGCTTGCAGGAACTCTGGTCCTTGCTTAATTTTCTCCTCCCGCATATTTTTAATTCTGAGGATAAATTTGAAGAGTGGTTTAATGCTCCCTTTGCTGATCGGGGTGAAGTTTCTCTCACTGATGAAGAACAACTATTGATTATTCGTCGTTTGCATAAT GTTATAAGGCCATTCATAttgaggaggaaaaaaaatgaggtgGAGAAATACCTTCCTGGGAAAACTCAGGTTTTACTAAAATGTGATTTGTCAGCATGGCAAAAAGTTTATTACCAGCAAGTTACAGAGATGGGCAGAGTTGGGCTGCATACTG GATCTGGAAAATCTAAGAGTCTACAGAATCTGACGATGCAGCTCAGGAAGTGTTGCAACCACCCATACCTTTTTGTTGGAGATTATAACATGTGGAGGAAGGATGAAATCATGAGAGCATCAGGGAAGTTTGAACTACTTGACCGCTTGCTCCCAAAACTTCATGCAACTGATCATAGAGTCCTGCTTTTTTCACAAATGACTCGTCTTATGGAcattcttgaaatttatttgcAACTTCATGATTACAAGTATCTTAGACTTGATGGCTCAACTAAAACTGAGGAAAGAGGAACATTACTAAAGAAATTTAATGCTCCAGACTCTCCTTACTTCATGTTCCTTTTGAGCACTCGTGCTGGAGGTCTCGGTTTGAATTTACAAACAGCAGATACTGTAATAATTTTTGATAGTGACTGGAACCCCCAAATGGACCAGCAGGCAGAGGATCGTGCCCATCGTATTGGACAAAAGAAGGAAGTCAGAGTTTTTGTTCTGGTTAGTGTTGGATCGGTTGAAGAGGTAATCTTGGAGCGTGCAAAACAGAAGAAGGGCATTGATGCCAAGGTCATCCAGGCTGGACTTTTTAATACAACGTCCACAG CTCAGGACAGAAAAGACATGTTAGAGGAGATTATGCATAGAGGAACTAGCTCACTTGGAACAGATGTCCCAAGTGAGAGAGAGATCAACCGCCTCGCAGCCCGTTCTCAAGAAGAGTTTCGGATTTTTGAGGATATGGACAAGgatagaagaaaaaaggaggATTACAGATCTCGTCTCATGGAAGAGCATGAGGTACCTGAATGGGCATATCAAGCACCTGATAACAAGGAAGATAAAGCCAAAGGTTTTGAGCAGAATAGTACTGGTGTCTTGGGAAAGCGGAGAAGAAAGGAGGTAATATACAGTGACACATTAAGTGATTTACAATGGATTAAGGCTGTCGAAAATGGAGAAGACATGTCCAAATTGTCAAGTAAAGGGAAGAAACAAGAACATACTCGGTCTGAAGCCAATGATTCTGCCAGCAATAGTGCAAGAACAGACAAAAAGGTTCTGGAAATGAGGAATGAATACACGCCTGTGGCAAGTGAGGGCACAAGTGAAGATAACTACGCTTCAGCCCCCCAAAGACCCAAATCTGACGAGGCAGTCTCCCAAAAACCAGATTATCAGGGTTCAGAAAAATCTGAACAAGTTGGCGGAGAAAGTGGTTTGAACAAGCATATATTTACTTGGAATACCTATAAGAAGAAGAGATCCAGTTATGTTGTTCCAagttcatcaacaaactctagAGGGCAGAATTCCAACGGAAAAGGAAATGGTTGGGCTTGA
- the LOC118046574 gene encoding probable ATP-dependent DNA helicase CHR12 isoform X2, with protein MVAQLEHHHQQDSPAASFSSSLEDRVQKTKSLISALNFVSRNLPLPLDLFNTVSSIYSDVGNADFDGGAQERSQLQGNPGISIRTDLMTGFGDALSKQRLNCMSGFSLAELSENRYQSHILHRLNELEELPSTRGEDLQMKCLLELHGLKLAELQSKVQSEVSSEYWLRLNCMFPDKQLFDWGMMRLPRPLYGIGDAFAMEADDQFRKKRDAERLSRLEGEERNHVETRKRKFFAEILNAVREFQLQIQATHKRRKQRNDGIQAWHGRQRQRATRAEKLRLQALKADDQEAYMRLVKESKNERLTMLLEETNKLLANLGAAVKRQKDSKHSDGIEPLRDSEADSPELDASRNESELDTYPEEDVIIDSNLNDDTGDLLEGQRQYDSAIHSIQEKVTEQPYILKGGQLRSYQLEGLQWMLSLFNNNLNGILADEMGLGKTIQTISLIAYLKEKKGVCGPHLIVAPKAVLPNWINEFSTWISEAEIKAFLYDGCLEERKAIREQLSREGNLQVLITHYDLIMRDKAFLKKIQWQYMIVDEGHRLKNHECALAKTIGGYQMKRRLLLTGTPIQNSLQELWSLLNFLLPHIFNSEDKFEEWFNAPFADRGEVSLTDEEQLLIIRRLHNVIRPFILRRKKNEVEKYLPGKTQVLLKCDLSAWQKVYYQQVTEMGRVGLHTGSGKSKSLQNLTMQLRKCCNHPYLFVGDYNMWRKDEIMRASGKFELLDRLLPKLHATDHRVLLFSQMTRLMDILEIYLQLHDYKYLRLDGSTKTEERGTLLKKFNAPDSPYFMFLLSTRAGGLGLNLQTADTVIIFDSDWNPQMDQQAEDRAHRIGQKKEVRVFVLVSVGSVEEVILERAKQKKGIDAKVIQAGLFNTTSTAQDRKDMLEEIMHRGTSSLGTDVPSEREINRLAARSQEEFRIFEDMDKDRRKKEDYRSRLMEEHEVPEWAYQAPDNKEDKAKGFEQNSTGVLGKRRRKEVIYSDTLSDLQWIKAVENGEDMSKLSSKGKKQEHTRSEANDSASNSARTDKKVLEMRNEYTPVASEGTSEDNYASAPQRPKSDEAVSQKPDYQGSEKSEQVGGESGLNKHIFTWNTYKKKRSSYVVPSSSTNSRGQNSNGKGNGWA; from the exons ATGGTTGCTCAGCTTGAGCACCACCATCAACAAGACTCTCCAGCCGCCTCCTTCTCTTCCTCACTAGAAGACCGTGTTCAGAAGACCAAGTCTCTGATCTCCGCCCTCAATTTTGTCTCTCGTAATCTCCCCCTCCCTCTTGATCTTTTCAACACCGTCTCTTCAATCTATTCAGATGTCGGTAATGCTGATTTTGACGGTGGGGCCCAAGAGAGAAGCCAATTG CAGGGTAACCCTGGGATTTCCATCAGAACTGATTTGATGACTGGATTTGGGGATGCGCTATCAAAGCAAAGGCTAAATTGCATGTCGGGTTTTTCTCTGGCAGAATTGAGTGAAAATCGATATCAAAGCCATATCCTGCATCGCTTGAATGAACTCGAAG AACTGCCTTCAACCAGAGGTGAAGACCTGCAAATGAAATGTTTACTCGAACTTCATGGACTTAAG CTAGCAGAATTGCAAAGCAAAGTTCAATCTGAAGTGAGTTCAGAGTACTGGCTTCGTTTGAATTGTATGTTTCCTGACAAGCAACTTTTTGATTGGGGTATGATGCGGTTGCCTCGTCCTCTATATGGTATAGGGGATGCTTTTGCCATGGAAGCTGATGATCAATTCCGAAAGAAACGAGATGCTGAG AGGCTGTCAAGGTTAGAAGGGGAAGAAAGGAACCATGTGGagactagaaaaagaaaattttttgcAGAAATACTTAACGCTGTCAGAGAGTTCCAATTGCAAATTCAGGCTACTCATAAAAGGAGAAAGCAAAGGAATGATGGGATCCAG GCATGGCATGGAAGGCAAAGGCAGCGTGCTACACGGGCAGAGAAACTGAGGCTCCAAGCCCTAAAGGCTGATGATCAAGAAGCATATATGAGGTTAGTAAAGGAGAGCAAGAATGAACGACTTACAATGCTTCTTGAAGAAACAAATAAACTACTTGCTAACTTGGGAGCCGCGGTCAAGCGCCAAAAAGATTCCAAACATTCAGATGGCATTGAACCTTTAAGAGACTCAGAAGCTGATTCTCCGGAGTTGGATGCTTCAAGGAATGAAAGTGAACTGGATACATATCCTGAGGAAGATGTCATCATTGATTCTAATCTTAATGATGATACTGGTGATTTGCTTGAAGGCCAACGACAATACGACTCAGCCATTCATTCGATTCAGGAGAAG GTAACTGAGCAGCCATACATACTTAAAGGTGGACAATTAAGATCATACCAGTTAGAAGGGCTTCAATGGATGCTGTCTTTATTCAACAACAATTTAAATGGAATTTTAGCTGATGAAATGGGGTTGGGGAAAACAATACAAACAATTTCATTGATAGCATATCTCAAGGAGAAAAAAGGTGTGTGTGGGCCACACCTGATAGTTGCTCCAAAGGCTGTGCTACCAAATTGGATCAATGAATTCTCAACATGGATTTCAGAGGCTGA AATTAAAGCTTTTCTTTATGATGGATGTCTAGAGGAGAGAAAGGCAATAAGGGAACAGTTATCAAGAGAGGGGAATCTTCAAGTGTTGATCACGCATTACGATCTAATCATGAGAGataaagcatttttgaaaaaaattcagtgGCAGTACATGATTGTTGATGAAGGTCATCGACTAAAGAATCACGAGTGTGCTCTGGCAAAGACTATTGGAGG CTATCAGATGAAGCGCAGACTTCTATTGACTGGGACTCCAATACAGAACAGCTTGCAGGAACTCTGGTCCTTGCTTAATTTTCTCCTCCCGCATATTTTTAATTCTGAGGATAAATTTGAAGAGTGGTTTAATGCTCCCTTTGCTGATCGGGGTGAAGTTTCTCTCACTGATGAAGAACAACTATTGATTATTCGTCGTTTGCATAAT GTTATAAGGCCATTCATAttgaggaggaaaaaaaatgaggtgGAGAAATACCTTCCTGGGAAAACTCAGGTTTTACTAAAATGTGATTTGTCAGCATGGCAAAAAGTTTATTACCAGCAAGTTACAGAGATGGGCAGAGTTGGGCTGCATACTG GATCTGGAAAATCTAAGAGTCTACAGAATCTGACGATGCAGCTCAGGAAGTGTTGCAACCACCCATACCTTTTTGTTGGAGATTATAACATGTGGAGGAAGGATGAAATCATGAGAGCATCAGGGAAGTTTGAACTACTTGACCGCTTGCTCCCAAAACTTCATGCAACTGATCATAGAGTCCTGCTTTTTTCACAAATGACTCGTCTTATGGAcattcttgaaatttatttgcAACTTCATGATTACAAGTATCTTAGACTTGATGGCTCAACTAAAACTGAGGAAAGAGGAACATTACTAAAGAAATTTAATGCTCCAGACTCTCCTTACTTCATGTTCCTTTTGAGCACTCGTGCTGGAGGTCTCGGTTTGAATTTACAAACAGCAGATACTGTAATAATTTTTGATAGTGACTGGAACCCCCAAATGGACCAGCAGGCAGAGGATCGTGCCCATCGTATTGGACAAAAGAAGGAAGTCAGAGTTTTTGTTCTGGTTAGTGTTGGATCGGTTGAAGAGGTAATCTTGGAGCGTGCAAAACAGAAGAAGGGCATTGATGCCAAGGTCATCCAGGCTGGACTTTTTAATACAACGTCCACAG CTCAGGACAGAAAAGACATGTTAGAGGAGATTATGCATAGAGGAACTAGCTCACTTGGAACAGATGTCCCAAGTGAGAGAGAGATCAACCGCCTCGCAGCCCGTTCTCAAGAAGAGTTTCGGATTTTTGAGGATATGGACAAGgatagaagaaaaaaggaggATTACAGATCTCGTCTCATGGAAGAGCATGAGGTACCTGAATGGGCATATCAAGCACCTGATAACAAGGAAGATAAAGCCAAAGGTTTTGAGCAGAATAGTACTGGTGTCTTGGGAAAGCGGAGAAGAAAGGAGGTAATATACAGTGACACATTAAGTGATTTACAATGGATTAAGGCTGTCGAAAATGGAGAAGACATGTCCAAATTGTCAAGTAAAGGGAAGAAACAAGAACATACTCGGTCTGAAGCCAATGATTCTGCCAGCAATAGTGCAAGAACAGACAAAAAGGTTCTGGAAATGAGGAATGAATACACGCCTGTGGCAAGTGAGGGCACAAGTGAAGATAACTACGCTTCAGCCCCCCAAAGACCCAAATCTGACGAGGCAGTCTCCCAAAAACCAGATTATCAGGGTTCAGAAAAATCTGAACAAGTTGGCGGAGAAAGTGGTTTGAACAAGCATATATTTACTTGGAATACCTATAAGAAGAAGAGATCCAGTTATGTTGTTCCAagttcatcaacaaactctagAGGGCAGAATTCCAACGGAAAAGGAAATGGTTGGGCTTGA